Proteins encoded within one genomic window of Legionella sp. PC997:
- a CDS encoding pseudouridine-5'-phosphate glycosidase, translating into MNQFFDYSPEVKVALEHNKPILALESTIISHGMPYPDNYETALAVEQIVRELDVTPATIAVIDGTIKIGLTTNELQQFANNKEALKASRRDLPYMLANRHSAGTTVAATLFCAAKAGLKLFATGGIGGVHRGDAQDISADLIELSRTPIAVICAGAKAILDLPRTLEFLEMMSVPVVGYRTQVLPAFYTDATHHPLSTWVEDVSTLADILTAHWGLGMTSGVLVTNPIPAEFNIPVQIIEPVIMNAIQKAEQNNITGKELTPFLLAEVAQLTQGKSLLANIALIKNNARLGAELARIIYS; encoded by the coding sequence ATGAACCAATTTTTTGATTACTCCCCCGAAGTAAAAGTAGCGCTTGAGCATAACAAACCGATACTGGCATTAGAATCCACAATTATTTCTCATGGCATGCCTTATCCTGATAATTATGAAACCGCACTAGCAGTGGAGCAAATTGTACGGGAACTGGATGTGACACCCGCAACCATTGCTGTGATTGATGGAACAATTAAAATTGGTTTAACAACAAATGAATTGCAGCAATTTGCAAACAATAAAGAGGCTTTGAAAGCAAGCCGACGCGATTTACCCTATATGTTAGCCAATCGGCACTCTGCAGGAACTACAGTCGCTGCAACCCTATTTTGTGCTGCTAAAGCAGGTCTTAAATTATTCGCTACTGGAGGAATTGGCGGGGTTCATCGAGGCGATGCACAAGATATTTCAGCAGATCTTATTGAATTATCCAGAACTCCCATTGCGGTAATTTGTGCAGGAGCCAAAGCCATACTCGACCTGCCGCGTACCTTAGAATTTTTAGAAATGATGAGTGTGCCTGTAGTAGGTTATCGCACGCAAGTACTGCCCGCGTTTTATACCGATGCAACCCATCATCCGTTATCAACCTGGGTTGAGGATGTATCAACCCTTGCAGATATATTAACAGCACATTGGGGTTTGGGCATGACATCAGGTGTCTTGGTCACCAACCCGATTCCTGCAGAATTTAATATTCCAGTTCAGATCATCGAACCTGTTATTATGAATGCCATACAAAAAGCGGAACAAAATAATATCACAGGAAAGGAATTAACTCCCTTTCTCTTAGCCGAAGTTGCCCAACTCACCCAAGGAAAAAGTTTGCTGGCCAACATTGCTTTAATTAAAAACAATGCACGCCTAGGGGCTGAACTAGCACGTATTATTTATTCCTGA